In Halorientalis sp. LT38, a genomic segment contains:
- a CDS encoding site-2 protease family protein, producing the protein MSTPPSSTPASLPPEVPDPESLPDFFRVYDVEVDDGDVRYYGELRGAQEAALQRLAPLFRERGYRVRIARETGEHVLVATERSTGVEGVPWTNVLLFCITVGTTLLAGARWYGLPVEEHPELLLQAWPFALSVLTVLGIHEFGHYALSRYHEVEVSLPYFIPMPNFLGTWGAVIRMREHIPSRRVLFDIGVAGPLAGLGATIVVTAIGVSLPPVDVGAAAGTSIAEQYRLGYPPLIQGIALVLGEPLRYSDPSLIANPVVIGGWVGAFVTFLNLLPVGQLDGAHVLRALIGDWLDRLQLLVPLALFGLAAYTYAILDAWMVAGLWGFWGLLALLFTRLGGADPLDQTPVDARRQAVAAVTLVFAVLTFTPTPIVFTGF; encoded by the coding sequence ATGTCGACTCCGCCGTCGTCGACGCCTGCGTCGCTGCCGCCGGAGGTGCCCGACCCCGAGTCGCTCCCCGATTTCTTCCGCGTCTACGACGTGGAGGTCGACGACGGCGACGTCCGGTACTACGGGGAGTTGCGCGGCGCCCAGGAGGCGGCCCTCCAGCGACTGGCCCCGCTCTTTCGCGAACGCGGCTATCGCGTCCGGATCGCCCGCGAGACCGGCGAGCACGTCCTCGTCGCGACCGAGCGATCGACGGGCGTCGAGGGCGTCCCCTGGACGAACGTCCTCCTGTTCTGTATCACCGTGGGGACGACGCTGCTGGCCGGCGCCCGGTGGTACGGGCTCCCCGTCGAGGAGCACCCCGAACTGCTGCTGCAGGCGTGGCCCTTCGCCCTCTCGGTGCTCACGGTCCTGGGGATTCACGAGTTCGGCCACTACGCCCTCTCCCGGTACCACGAGGTCGAGGTCTCGCTGCCCTACTTCATCCCGATGCCGAACTTCCTGGGCACCTGGGGCGCGGTGATCCGGATGCGCGAGCACATCCCGAGCCGCCGGGTCCTCTTCGACATCGGCGTCGCCGGGCCGCTCGCGGGCCTGGGGGCGACGATCGTCGTCACCGCCATCGGCGTCTCCCTGCCCCCCGTCGACGTGGGGGCGGCCGCCGGCACGTCCATCGCCGAGCAGTATCGGCTGGGCTACCCGCCGCTGATCCAGGGCATCGCGCTGGTGCTTGGAGAACCGCTCCGCTACAGCGACCCGTCGCTGATCGCCAACCCCGTCGTCATCGGCGGCTGGGTCGGCGCGTTCGTCACCTTCCTGAACCTGCTCCCGGTCGGGCAACTCGACGGCGCGCACGTCCTCCGGGCGCTGATCGGCGACTGGCTGGACCGCCTCCAGCTACTCGTCCCCCTGGCCCTGTTCGGGCTGGCCGCCTACACCTACGCGATCCTGGACGCCTGGATGGTCGCCGGCCTCTGGGGCTTCTGGGGGCTGCTGGCCCTGCTTTTCACCCGTCTCGGCGGGGCCGACCCCCTCGACCAGACGCCCGTGGACGCCCGGCGGCAGGCCGTCGCGGCCGTGACGCTCGTGTTCGCCGTCCTCACCTTCACGCCCACGCCGATCGTCTTCACCGGTTTCTGA
- a CDS encoding DUF5305 domain-containing protein, producing MTPPPSTADSAAVDRWDRLRVALADWRTLLLVLGVLALAGGGLLVFDTHVAPGTAEERRTEVLFERSGGYDHRATVARSTDLYPAGTTLRDRSVYFTSVAPVLNGTLVYRYDSPHDDPVTVTTRAELVTRSVDRTGETEYWRETRPLAGSESTTVAGDGVVRVPFGVNVSALADRADRIDADLGGDPGRPEATVRTTVRVRGTIEGRPVDLTEAYELHLGLGGATYAVSQGDRETTAVETTDTATVPATYGPVRGVGSVLLLLVGSAGLVGLGTLQLTGRLAVSAEERERLAFAADRAAYDDWITTGALAGDVASRPTFAVASLDALVDAAIDSETRVLHVPDRGRYLVVTDALVYVYEPPGTAPSQ from the coding sequence ATGACGCCGCCGCCGTCGACCGCCGACTCTGCGGCCGTCGACCGATGGGACCGATTGCGGGTGGCGCTCGCCGACTGGCGGACGCTCCTTCTCGTTCTCGGTGTCCTCGCCCTCGCCGGGGGCGGTCTGCTCGTCTTCGACACGCACGTCGCCCCGGGCACGGCAGAGGAACGGCGCACCGAGGTCCTCTTCGAGCGCAGCGGGGGCTACGACCACCGGGCGACGGTCGCGCGGTCCACGGACCTGTACCCCGCGGGGACGACGCTGCGGGACCGGTCGGTCTACTTCACGAGCGTCGCCCCGGTCCTGAACGGGACGCTCGTCTACCGCTACGACTCGCCGCACGACGACCCGGTGACGGTGACGACCCGGGCCGAACTCGTGACGCGCTCGGTCGACCGCACGGGCGAGACCGAGTACTGGCGCGAGACGCGCCCGCTCGCCGGGAGCGAATCGACGACCGTCGCCGGCGACGGTGTGGTCAGGGTCCCGTTCGGCGTGAACGTCTCGGCGCTGGCCGACCGCGCCGACCGCATCGACGCGGACCTGGGCGGCGACCCCGGCCGCCCCGAGGCGACCGTCCGGACGACCGTTCGCGTGCGGGGGACCATCGAGGGGCGGCCGGTCGACCTGACCGAGGCCTACGAACTCCACCTCGGTCTCGGGGGTGCCACCTACGCAGTCTCCCAGGGGGACCGGGAGACGACTGCCGTCGAGACGACGGACACCGCGACGGTCCCCGCGACCTACGGGCCGGTGCGTGGCGTGGGTTCCGTCCTGCTCCTGCTGGTCGGAAGCGCCGGACTCGTCGGGCTGGGGACCCTCCAGCTGACGGGCCGCCTCGCGGTGTCGGCGGAAGAGCGCGAACGCCTCGCCTTCGCCGCGGACCGCGCCGCCTACGACGACTGGATCACCACGGGGGCGCTCGCGGGCGACGTCGCGTCGCGTCCCACTTTCGCCGTCGCCTCGCTCGACGCGCTGGTCGACGCCGCGATCGATAGCGAGACGCGGGTCCTGCACGTTCCGGACCGCGGCCGATACCTCGTGGTCACGGACGCGCTCGTGTACGTCTACGAGCCGCCGGGGACTGCCCCGAGCCAGTGA
- a CDS encoding signal peptidase I yields the protein MTARRLLVRGGQLLVACLAVAVLLGLVLGQPVLLSYVETGSMAPTLQPGDGFVAVPAALAGPVEPGDVVTYRAERLQGGGLTTHRVVAVTDAGYVTKGDANAVTDQESVEPPVREEQVVATALAVGGDVLVLPGVGRVVTGIRGLAAPVATALGLGAHAGLVLVLGVLGVALYLVGTVRADRRPTREGAGPSLDGNALVLALVVLVVAVTTASVVLPAGATRLDVVSADTDAPGPRVIEAGTTETTNYSLRNPGLVPVVAFLEAPDDAVAVTPDHVSVEGTTATNATVSITAPPATGYYRYALVEDRYLAVLPTSVLAALRGIHPWLPILVVDALVAGPVLLVGRVLVARGGLAARTRPVPLRVRLRRWVR from the coding sequence GTGACCGCGCGTCGCCTGCTGGTGCGCGGCGGACAACTCCTCGTCGCCTGCCTGGCGGTCGCCGTCCTGCTCGGCCTGGTGCTCGGGCAGCCCGTGCTGTTGAGTTACGTCGAGACCGGGAGCATGGCGCCGACCCTCCAGCCGGGCGACGGCTTCGTCGCCGTCCCGGCCGCGCTCGCGGGCCCCGTCGAACCCGGCGACGTGGTGACCTATCGAGCCGAACGGCTCCAGGGAGGGGGGCTGACGACGCACCGGGTCGTCGCGGTGACCGACGCGGGCTACGTCACGAAGGGGGACGCGAACGCGGTGACCGACCAGGAGAGCGTCGAGCCGCCGGTCCGCGAGGAACAGGTCGTCGCGACCGCCCTCGCCGTCGGCGGCGACGTCCTGGTGCTCCCCGGTGTCGGCCGAGTCGTGACTGGTATCCGCGGGCTCGCGGCCCCGGTCGCCACCGCGCTGGGACTCGGAGCCCACGCCGGACTCGTTCTCGTCCTCGGCGTCCTCGGTGTCGCCCTCTACCTGGTCGGGACGGTCCGGGCGGACCGGCGCCCGACGCGGGAGGGCGCTGGGCCGTCGCTGGACGGGAACGCGCTCGTCCTCGCGCTGGTCGTCCTCGTCGTCGCCGTGACGACCGCGAGCGTGGTGCTCCCGGCCGGTGCGACGCGACTCGACGTGGTCAGCGCCGACACCGACGCGCCCGGGCCGCGCGTGATCGAAGCCGGGACGACCGAGACGACGAACTACTCGCTGCGGAACCCGGGGCTCGTACCCGTCGTGGCCTTCCTCGAAGCGCCCGACGACGCCGTGGCGGTGACGCCCGACCACGTTTCCGTCGAGGGCACCACTGCGACGAACGCCACGGTCTCGATCACCGCGCCACCGGCGACGGGCTACTACCGCTACGCGCTCGTCGAGGACCGCTATCTCGCCGTGCTGCCGACGTCCGTCCTGGCCGCGCTCCGCGGGATCCATCCGTGGCTCCCGATCCTGGTCGTCGACGCGCTGGTGGCCGGCCCCGTCTTGCTCGTCGGGCGAGTCCTCGTCGCTCGCGGCGGGCTGGCGGCCCGAACTCGCCCCGTGCCGCTTCGCGTCCGACTCCGGCGGTGGGTGCGATGA
- a CDS encoding DUF1102 domain-containing protein, with protein MATLGLAVVVAAVTATGAFTAITADRAAAVEVVNDDQQVLGLAPSDGPNGAYATVDANGVLSLDIAGDTGVGTEARTRIDDVFTVTNQGTQTVGVWLEDGVEEVVFYAPDSDGGDGTAITGFGSFQPLDAGPEGAVALAPGESVTVGIGIDTRGVDVGTTLLETVRINANAIVGDGGDAPVEAAQFDRENSSLLVNGTAFVNSDGALYSKTADAYLRDSYVALPASAVPKAYYTDYAAFQPGETWFPDTLFDSDAFAADDLVYVPGETVAADGVVLGDAEATVMANGVVVTPATAFPDSTFFPDSIFFPDSAFFPDSTFFPGADWNVDETAFPDANFFPGDSFVTDPDNMEPTDRQLMENGFLNAEAVGDD; from the coding sequence GTGGCAACGCTCGGACTCGCCGTCGTCGTGGCAGCGGTCACGGCAACCGGCGCGTTCACCGCGATCACCGCCGACAGGGCGGCCGCAGTCGAAGTCGTCAACGACGACCAACAGGTGCTCGGTCTGGCACCCTCGGACGGCCCCAACGGCGCGTACGCGACCGTCGACGCGAACGGCGTCCTGAGTCTCGATATCGCCGGAGACACCGGCGTCGGGACGGAGGCTCGCACGCGCATCGACGACGTGTTCACGGTGACGAACCAGGGGACCCAGACCGTCGGCGTCTGGCTCGAAGACGGCGTCGAGGAGGTCGTCTTCTACGCCCCCGATTCCGACGGCGGTGACGGGACGGCCATCACCGGCTTCGGATCCTTCCAGCCGCTCGACGCCGGCCCCGAGGGCGCGGTCGCCCTCGCACCGGGCGAGTCCGTCACCGTGGGGATCGGTATCGACACGCGCGGCGTCGACGTCGGGACGACGCTCCTCGAAACCGTGCGTATCAACGCGAACGCCATCGTCGGCGATGGCGGCGACGCGCCCGTCGAAGCGGCGCAATTCGACCGCGAGAACTCCTCGCTGCTCGTCAACGGGACGGCCTTCGTGAACTCGGACGGCGCGCTCTACAGCAAGACCGCGGACGCCTACCTCCGCGACAGCTACGTCGCGCTCCCGGCTTCGGCCGTGCCGAAGGCGTACTACACGGATTACGCGGCGTTCCAGCCGGGCGAGACCTGGTTCCCGGACACGCTGTTCGATTCGGACGCCTTCGCCGCTGACGACCTCGTGTACGTCCCCGGTGAGACGGTCGCCGCCGACGGCGTCGTCCTCGGCGACGCCGAGGCGACCGTCATGGCGAACGGGGTCGTGGTGACGCCGGCGACGGCGTTCCCGGACAGCACGTTCTTCCCCGACAGCATATTCTTCCCTGACAGCGCGTTCTTCCCGGACAGCACGTTCTTCCCCGGGGCCGACTGGAACGTCGACGAGACCGCCTTCCCGGACGCGAACTTCTTCCCGGGCGACTCGTTCGTCACCGACCCGGACAACATGGAGCCGACAGACCGCCAGCTCATGGAGAACGGCTTCCTGAACGCCGAAGCGGTCGGTGACGACTGA
- a CDS encoding helix-turn-helix transcriptional regulator: protein MTDVFDALEFFGGSRNRIRLFETLAAGPRDRRTLQREADVNRVTAGRVLADLVEFGWVRQRDDAYALTPMGEVVADALADFDDRLTAAATLGDVLEWLPLADLGLDVTWLADATVVTPERSDPQAALRRAHETVREATDLAMLSHAFTPAIVDTVHRRVMDGELTLEMIVTAEVLSVVASDPDLAAKLRDLTASSAATVFRYDGEIPHILAVADDLISLGIDDDRGRSQALLEATDPRLHDWATGTLDEYRAAATKVTAADISP from the coding sequence ATGACCGACGTGTTCGACGCCCTCGAGTTCTTCGGCGGGTCGCGCAACCGGATTCGGCTGTTCGAGACGCTGGCCGCCGGTCCGCGGGACAGGCGGACGCTCCAGCGGGAGGCCGACGTCAACCGGGTGACCGCGGGCCGCGTGCTCGCGGATCTGGTCGAGTTCGGCTGGGTGCGGCAGCGAGACGACGCGTACGCGCTGACGCCGATGGGTGAGGTCGTGGCCGATGCCCTGGCGGACTTCGACGACCGGCTCACGGCCGCGGCGACCCTCGGAGACGTGCTCGAGTGGCTCCCTCTCGCGGATCTGGGACTGGACGTGACCTGGCTGGCGGACGCGACGGTGGTCACGCCCGAGCGATCGGACCCCCAGGCCGCGCTCCGGCGCGCCCACGAAACCGTGCGCGAGGCCACCGATCTGGCGATGCTCTCCCACGCGTTCACCCCGGCGATCGTCGATACCGTCCACCGACGCGTCATGGACGGGGAACTGACCCTGGAGATGATCGTCACCGCCGAGGTCCTCTCCGTCGTCGCGAGCGACCCGGATCTCGCCGCGAAACTCCGGGACCTGACAGCGTCGTCGGCGGCCACCGTCTTCCGTTACGACGGCGAGATCCCGCACATCCTCGCCGTCGCGGACGACCTGATCTCGCTCGGCATCGACGACGACCGGGGGCGATCACAGGCGCTTCTGGAGGCGACCGACCCCCGGCTCCACGACTGGGCGACCGGGACGCTCGACGAGTACCGGGCCGCGGCGACGAAAGTGACGGCAGCTGATATTTCTCCGTAA
- a CDS encoding NADP-dependent oxidoreductase yields MAGTNRQWILESRPTGEPTMDNFELREGDVPEPDHGEVLLESRYLSVDPYMRGRMRDAESYAEPWDVGDVMKAGVVGDVVESNHPDFEEGDVATGNLRWAEYSVADGDALQPVDPDLAPVSTALGVLGMPGRTAYFGTLEVAEPDPGDTVLVSGAAGAVGSVVGQISKLAGCRVVGIAGADEKIDWLTEDLGFDAGINYKETDDLYAAVGEACPDGVDVYFDNVGGEITDAAFAHLNVRARVAICGQISLYNATEQPMGPRKLAGLIETRARVEGLLVRDWAGRFGEATEQLAEWVQAGDVQYRETVTEGFENMPEAFLGLFEGVNVGKQLVKVED; encoded by the coding sequence ATGGCTGGCACCAACCGGCAGTGGATCCTGGAGAGTCGCCCGACCGGCGAACCGACGATGGACAACTTCGAGTTGCGCGAGGGCGACGTGCCCGAACCCGATCACGGGGAGGTCCTGCTCGAGTCCCGCTACCTCTCGGTCGACCCGTACATGCGCGGCCGGATGCGCGACGCCGAGTCCTACGCCGAGCCGTGGGACGTGGGCGACGTGATGAAAGCCGGCGTGGTCGGTGACGTGGTCGAATCGAACCACCCCGACTTCGAGGAAGGCGACGTCGCCACGGGGAACCTCCGGTGGGCCGAGTACAGCGTCGCGGACGGCGACGCGCTCCAGCCCGTCGATCCGGACCTCGCGCCCGTCTCGACCGCGCTGGGCGTGCTGGGGATGCCCGGCCGGACGGCCTACTTCGGGACGCTGGAAGTCGCCGAACCGGACCCCGGCGACACCGTCCTCGTCTCCGGTGCGGCGGGCGCGGTCGGCTCCGTCGTCGGCCAAATCAGCAAGCTCGCGGGCTGTCGCGTCGTCGGCATCGCGGGTGCCGACGAGAAGATCGACTGGCTGACCGAGGACCTGGGCTTCGACGCGGGGATCAACTACAAAGAGACCGACGACCTCTACGCCGCGGTCGGCGAGGCCTGTCCCGACGGCGTCGACGTCTACTTCGACAACGTCGGCGGGGAGATCACGGACGCCGCGTTCGCCCACCTGAACGTCCGCGCCCGCGTGGCGATCTGCGGCCAGATTTCCCTCTATAACGCCACCGAGCAGCCGATGGGGCCCCGCAAATTGGCGGGCCTGATCGAGACCCGCGCTCGCGTCGAGGGGCTGCTCGTCCGGGACTGGGCCGGCCGGTTCGGCGAGGCCACGGAACAGCTGGCCGAGTGGGTCCAGGCCGGCGACGTGCAGTACCGCGAGACCGTCACCGAGGGCTTCGAGAACATGCCCGAGGCGTTCCTCGGGCTCTTCGAGGGCGTCAACGTCGGCAAGCAGCTGGTGAAAGTCGAGGACTGA
- a CDS encoding VOC family protein yields the protein MADDTPEVTADLPDSPIHTTGTDHITLIGSNEADTIEFYRDLLGMPLVLRQPNLDDPSSTHLFFDTGDGRIITFFVGDRPSNQQPPRGGVGGVHHLALSIDPERFVEIREALEDADRHYNEFDRGIFHSLYTRDHNGFLLELSTDKFSVPDERKGEVLATAQRIREEAGADFAREEDMEAALNELGIEYEKVELPDAPSGSTF from the coding sequence ATGGCAGACGACACCCCCGAGGTGACCGCGGACCTCCCGGACAGCCCGATTCACACGACAGGGACCGACCACATCACGCTGATCGGCAGCAACGAGGCGGACACGATCGAGTTCTACCGCGACCTGCTGGGGATGCCGCTGGTGCTCCGCCAGCCCAATCTCGACGACCCCTCGTCGACGCACCTCTTCTTCGACACCGGCGACGGCCGGATCATCACCTTCTTCGTCGGCGACCGACCGTCGAACCAGCAGCCCCCGCGGGGCGGCGTGGGGGGCGTCCACCACCTCGCGCTCTCGATCGACCCCGAGCGGTTCGTCGAGATCCGGGAGGCGCTCGAGGACGCCGATCGCCACTACAACGAGTTCGACCGGGGTATCTTCCACTCGCTGTACACCCGCGACCACAACGGCTTCCTGCTCGAACTGTCGACGGACAAGTTCTCCGTCCCCGACGAGCGCAAAGGGGAGGTACTGGCGACCGCCCAGCGCATCCGCGAGGAGGCCGGCGCGGACTTCGCCCGCGAGGAAGATATGGAGGCGGCGCTGAACGAACTCGGCATCGAGTACGAGAAGGTGGAACTGCCCGACGCGCCGAGCGGGTCGACGTTCTGA
- a CDS encoding carotenoid oxygenase family protein, producing the protein MESYPGFHSLEDERAASLAVEGSLPEWLTGSLIRNGPGTFSLAGGESVDHWFDGLAMCYRFTFDPGNQARGSTTGAEDAVHYRNRFLETDAYEEARTGQFTGGFATGETTLRERLRAFVTEPYDNTNIIVERIGDRYLALTESPRAVVVDPDTLGVEGHFQYDGSAPVGQLACAHLKRDPATGTMFNFETEFGRTSTYHVHALTDDGGRRHVGSVETDAPAYMHSFALTPRYVVLTEFPLRVNPLTFLTPGRQAPFIEQFEWQPDRGTRVIVMDRSSGRVLAEPVADAVFGFHHVNAFERDGGTELVFDVETIPDATAIGELSLESLRDGDLNAIAGRLERFTVDLGGVTGRARYGAEDTTVSREMLYDDGTALPTVSPARWCRSHRYVYAMSMDQPATEWATGVVKYDTETGDVSEFDSGGDYFGEPIFVPGDGATEDAGVVLTVALDVDAGRSRLLVLDGQRFDERARAVLPHFVPFDFHGRYFPEVRAKPAG; encoded by the coding sequence ATGGAGTCGTATCCTGGCTTCCACTCGCTCGAGGACGAGCGGGCGGCGTCCCTCGCCGTCGAGGGATCACTCCCCGAGTGGTTGACCGGGAGTCTCATCCGCAACGGCCCAGGAACCTTCTCGCTCGCCGGCGGCGAGAGCGTCGATCACTGGTTCGACGGTCTGGCAATGTGCTACCGGTTCACCTTCGACCCCGGCAACCAGGCCAGAGGATCCACCACCGGAGCGGAGGACGCCGTCCACTACCGGAACCGATTCCTCGAAACGGACGCCTACGAGGAGGCCCGAACAGGGCAGTTCACGGGCGGGTTCGCCACCGGTGAGACCACGCTTCGGGAACGCCTCAGAGCGTTCGTTACCGAGCCGTACGACAATACCAACATCATCGTCGAACGGATCGGCGACCGCTACCTCGCGCTGACCGAATCACCGCGCGCCGTCGTGGTCGATCCGGACACGCTCGGGGTCGAGGGACACTTCCAGTACGACGGGTCTGCACCCGTCGGTCAGCTCGCGTGCGCCCACTTGAAACGCGATCCCGCCACGGGGACGATGTTCAACTTCGAGACGGAATTCGGCCGCACCAGTACCTATCACGTACACGCCCTGACAGACGACGGCGGACGGCGACACGTCGGCAGCGTCGAGACGGATGCGCCAGCGTATATGCACAGCTTCGCGTTGACTCCACGCTACGTCGTCCTCACGGAGTTCCCGCTCCGGGTGAACCCGCTCACCTTCCTCACACCGGGGCGGCAGGCCCCGTTCATCGAACAGTTCGAGTGGCAGCCAGACCGCGGAACTCGGGTGATCGTTATGGATCGATCCAGCGGCAGGGTACTCGCGGAGCCCGTCGCGGATGCCGTGTTCGGTTTTCACCACGTCAACGCGTTCGAGCGGGACGGCGGGACGGAACTCGTCTTCGACGTGGAGACCATTCCGGACGCGACCGCCATCGGGGAACTCTCCCTGGAAAGCCTCCGCGACGGTGATCTGAACGCCATCGCGGGGCGTCTCGAGCGATTCACTGTCGACCTCGGGGGCGTGACGGGACGTGCCCGATACGGCGCCGAAGACACAACTGTAAGCCGGGAAATGCTGTACGACGATGGCACGGCCCTGCCGACAGTCTCGCCGGCACGCTGGTGTCGGTCGCACCGCTACGTCTACGCGATGAGTATGGACCAACCGGCGACCGAGTGGGCGACCGGCGTGGTCAAGTACGATACGGAAACCGGCGACGTGAGCGAATTCGATAGCGGCGGCGACTACTTCGGCGAGCCAATATTCGTCCCCGGAGACGGCGCTACCGAGGATGCCGGCGTGGTGCTGACGGTGGCTCTGGACGTCGACGCGGGCCGCTCGCGCCTGCTCGTCCTCGACGGTCAGCGGTTCGACGAGCGGGCGCGAGCCGTCCTCCCTCACTTCGTCCCCTTCGACTTCCACGGCCGGTACTTCCCCGAGGTCCGGGCGAAGCCCGCCGGTTGA
- a CDS encoding NADH:flavin oxidoreductase/NADH oxidase → MSADLFTSLQLSETTLPNRVMVSPMCQYSCEDRDGLATDWHFQHLASRAVGGAGVVMTEATAVEPRGRISPEDLGIWSDEHADALSDITEFVREQGSAPAIQLAHAGRKAATSRPWEGHGPLQPDEGGWETLAPTDEPYPYEADAPPIRRATEADLADVREAFADAARRARDAGFEIAEVHAAHGYLLHEFLSPVTNTRDDAYGGDFESRIRFPLEVIEAVREVWPDDRPLFVRISATDWLPDRDSWTVDDSIRFADRASEAGVDLIDVSGGGIHPDQQVPDGGPGYQISYGRRIREESEAAPEDLKVGAVGGITTPEQADALVRNDRGDLAIVGREHLRDPYFTLHAAQKLGREEAVDVPSQYFRAF, encoded by the coding sequence ATGAGTGCCGATCTCTTTACGTCGCTGCAGCTCTCGGAAACAACGCTTCCGAACCGCGTGATGGTGTCGCCGATGTGCCAGTACTCCTGCGAGGACCGCGACGGGCTCGCGACGGACTGGCACTTCCAGCACCTCGCCAGCCGCGCCGTGGGTGGCGCTGGCGTCGTGATGACCGAGGCCACCGCCGTCGAGCCCCGCGGTCGCATCTCCCCCGAGGACCTGGGAATCTGGAGCGACGAGCACGCCGACGCCCTCTCGGACATCACCGAATTCGTCCGCGAGCAGGGGAGCGCCCCCGCCATCCAGCTCGCCCACGCCGGCCGGAAGGCCGCCACGTCTCGCCCGTGGGAAGGCCACGGCCCCCTCCAGCCCGACGAGGGTGGCTGGGAGACGCTCGCGCCGACCGACGAGCCCTACCCCTACGAGGCCGACGCGCCGCCGATCCGCCGGGCCACCGAGGCCGACCTCGCGGACGTGCGCGAGGCCTTCGCCGACGCGGCCCGCCGGGCCCGCGACGCGGGCTTCGAGATCGCCGAGGTCCACGCCGCCCACGGCTATCTCCTCCACGAGTTCCTCTCGCCGGTCACCAACACCCGCGACGACGCCTATGGGGGTGACTTCGAGTCCCGGATCCGCTTCCCCCTCGAGGTGATCGAAGCCGTCCGCGAGGTCTGGCCCGACGACAGGCCACTGTTCGTCCGCATCTCCGCGACCGACTGGCTCCCGGATCGCGACTCGTGGACCGTCGACGACTCGATCCGCTTCGCCGACCGGGCGAGCGAGGCCGGCGTCGACCTCATCGACGTCTCCGGCGGCGGGATCCACCCCGACCAGCAGGTGCCCGACGGGGGACCGGGCTACCAGATCAGTTACGGCCGGCGCATTAGAGAAGAGAGCGAGGCGGCACCGGAAGACCTGAAGGTCGGCGCCGTCGGCGGCATCACGACGCCGGAACAGGCCGATGCCCTCGTGCGAAACGACCGGGGCGACCTGGCGATCGTCGGCCGGGAGCACCTGCGGGATCCGTACTTCACGCTCCACGCCGCGCAGAAACTGGGGAGAGAGGAGGCGGTCGACGTGCCGTCGCAGTACTTCCGGGCGTTCTGA